cttttcatcaccagtcaccatccgcttcaaaaacgggtcgattttgttgcgattcagaagcgattcgcatgcatccatacgggcaaaaatgtttttttacgtcaagtcgtgtggcacccatacatcgagcttctttttgaatccaagcttcttcaaatggtttataacggtttgatgactcatgcccagctcttggccgatgctacggctgctactatgccggtctctttcgatcaattcagcgattttatcgcaattttcgacgacaggccttccggaccgtggcgcatcttcgatcacctctgcaccagaacgaaaacgttgaaaccatcgttgtgcggtggaaatggaaactgtatcgggtccataaactgcacaaattttattggcagcatgagatgcatttttgcctttatcgtagtagtgtaaaatatgccgtattttctctttattctgctccatgtttgcgacgctataactaacgaacgactaaaagcaaacaacaattaatcaaacacgtgttagcacgtgaaaagagctttccaaaaagctctagcgtgaaccgatgcgacgaatacaactagaactacgcgcttgcaaagacaagcttgcggaaataccgcaagacttttttgacaaccttatatatatattctgagaactttttgatcaagatggtatatatttttttaatataataaagtgaaaataccacctttaatttaaatttgttgagtATCAATAGAGGAATCTCTTGCTCTTTGTTCTCTGTGCGATATGTCTTAACAATAGAGGAATCTCTTGCTCTTTGTTCTCTGTGCGATATGTCTTAACTGTCTCCAAGTGGGATCAAAATATGTGATATACTTGACGAGGGTAGTATCCATGTAGGGGCTGAAGGTTAGGAAAtcggatttaaaaaaatttcttccaaCAATGTTTTCCTCATAGGACCACCCTAATCctcatatattatatgatatGAGTTTCAATACGATTAGGCTGTAACAAACTACCGTTATGTGTACAAAGTTATACTACTCTTGTTAATTAGTGCATTTTGGGGATACACAAAAGATTTCTCGTGAAATTTCAGatctttaataattttgtattaagaTGGTAAATATCACTTACTATCCCATGCGTGCATCATATCCTGTATAATGTATTCAATGAAACCGATCTGACTCTTAGGTATACTGCACGTATTTCTATCGAACATTGGCATAACAATTGGCAAAGCCTTCGCCTTCTCCTCATCGGTTTGAGTGAAGTACTCCTCGGCAATACGTCGCGCCCATTCAACACAATAGGATGGTTGACGCGACGGATTACTCACATCCGCCACTTTGATCATCATGCGACGTATGAGAATGGAACTCTCCTCTTCTGATTGTACGATCTagaagaatatatttttacaagaattaataattcaataacaaaattgtgttataaaaagcatgtaaaaatcACAAACTAACATCCTTGGGTTCCTCATCCGAGCCGAAAATGCTGACAAACTTGGCCAGATGTTCAAAATGCCGCGTCATTTCTGTAGCTAAAATCATGTCAATCACAACGCTGCGTACCGATTTGTAGCTTTCAGTGTCTAAATTCTTGAAGATATTGATTTTGTCATCACCTATGTTAGAGGAGACACATATGGGTAtttttaagtatatatatatgtaagtcagAGATTCACTTCACTTTGGGCTACTCACTTAATGTTAGCCTAAAGGTAATTGAAGCATGATGCGACTCCAAGACGCACAGATCATTGTACAGTAGCGCTAGGGCATTGCGCGAATTGCATAGAAACGCCGAAGAGCGGCCTGGATGGTCGATATCGTGTGCGGCGGCAGCAATTAGCGCGATGGCCTCATCGGTATGGTCCATGCCCATATCTTTGGCAGCTAGCTGAGTGAGAAAACAGCCGGTGGCCTGTTGGTAGGATATTCAAGTTAAATAATAgattatacatatgtgcatgtgagTGATTATAAGCAGAGAATGTCCAAGAGAGAGAAGGCGCCGCTCCAGCTCACGTCTGTGTGACAATTCACGCAATGAATTTGCATACAAAAGCTCAATTGTATCAATTCGGAAACAATTCATAAATACAAGTGAATTTATTCCATCTCTGTATGGGTAAATTAATGGACCTGGAGTGCaccttttctttttaatatcttcTCTGCCATGAGTTTAAAATCATGATAATGACCTGCATGACATCGGCGGCATGTGTGCTATTGTGATATGAATTATTCGCATGATAATTGGCCTCGACTACGGCCAGCCAACTCTTGCAGACATTCTCATCGATATTAAGCGTTGCGAAGACATTGAAACGCCGGAACATTTCCATGCCCAAATAGAGGAGTGGTCGCTTTTCGGTAATTTCTTCGAGTTTGAAAATATCAAACTCCCAACTAAGAGATTCTTCAAGTAGTTCCATTATGTGCGGAGTGGCCTGATAGgaattttagtgaaaaagtgTGGCAATTAGTGGTGGAAGGTAGTATAATAAATTTGCGTGCATAGTTTACCTTCATTTTGGCAGGCATACTAGTGGATTGGCGCCCAGTTACGCGTATGATAGAGTCATTTGAACTGCGTCGTGATGAATATAGACTTGGCCcctacacaaacaaacaaaaatatcgaATGTGAGTAAGTAGTAAGAGTCTCTCTGAGTAATTTGAGTAATTTATACatactaaatacatacacacatgtaagTATACTTTACTGTAAAACTCACCGTCAACAGCGCTCCGATTAGATCAGTGGCTATTGGATCATCTGTGCGTATTTCCTTCATTTGTGGACTATAAAGTCCTTCACGCTTTAAGAACTCCATCACTTTATCGATGAGCCGTGCCTCGTCCGGCGAACAATTCTCCTGTACTTGGGAGAGTAAATTGATTATCTATATAGCGAGCGTAGTTGTTTGATGGAATTTGTTGGTGGTTGGTAGGTTGATTGATTCATTGATTGTTTGATTGGTTCATTGTTTGATTGTGAGAGCATTTAACGACAAAACGTAatcaaacgaaaacaaaacggACGAACGAACGAACGAACGAACGAGCGAGCGAGCGAGCAGCAAGagcgaatttgtttttattttttatttatttttttggtttatatgtatgaatatttatttttttgtttattacatAAAACCAACACACATAACGTAAAATGTAACGTAAaagaaaagagagaaaaaagagaATAACAAAGTTTTAGAGTGCATTAGAAATTAACATTtggcaaacatat
The sequence above is drawn from the Anastrepha obliqua isolate idAnaObli1 chromosome 4, idAnaObli1_1.0, whole genome shotgun sequence genome and encodes:
- the LOC129243487 gene encoding high affinity cAMP-specific and IBMX-insensitive 3',5'-cyclic phosphodiesterase 8 isoform X4, translated to MERSLMDVKFPTVLPPNPQLKALLVFHKSDNICEVVTEACHRQQLDVTVARTKEGALETLSSTSEEFYHLIIIDARSTKHLDAEYIARSIRHTKGHHFTTIIAVVKKSFFEKDDVLIALLDAGVNRCVPETTNLSMCSIELKQILHSIVRPHNVMSTQQALYTALHRLKEVILITDNHLRIQYANRAAERLLNMRLDEIISKPLTDIFITDVSSFMMQSRKNKEFDEILTVRRKGQEDVSMHIRVIQVACIGRTPTHFVFNLDVPGSHGDFVATLPQAREAPRGSQHSIRRGSVDVRSVASDGLRRTSLAKLTSLPLEAPITKIINLLSQVQENCSPDEARLIDKVMEFLKREGLYSPQMKEIRTDDPIATDLIGALLTGPSLYSSRRSSNDSIIRVTGRQSTSMPAKMKATPHIMELLEESLSWEFDIFKLEEITEKRPLLYLGMEMFRRFNVFATLNIDENVCKSWLAVVEANYHANNSYHNSTHAADVMQATGCFLTQLAAKDMGMDHTDEAIALIAAAAHDIDHPGRSSAFLCNSRNALALLYNDLCVLESHHASITFRLTLSDDKINIFKNLDTESYKSVRSVVIDMILATEMTRHFEHLAKFVSIFGSDEEPKDIVQSEEESSILIRRMMIKVADVSNPSRQPSYCVEWARRIAEEYFTQTDEEKAKALPIVMPMFDRNTCSIPKSQIGFIEYIIQDMMHAWDSFIDMPQLVTYMQINYSQWKKFEEQGVHTLADVKSKQHSLSVKKSVK